The DNA sequence GGGTGCAAAGAGGGTTTTTATGGAGATTTTGGGGAAAGGGTGGTTACCTAATGCAACTACTTACACTGTCTTGGTGAGTGGGTTTTGTAGGCAAGGGATGTTTGTTGATGCAATTAAGGTGATGGATGAGATGGAGGAGAATGGGCTTGAGCCTAATGAGGTTACTTATAGTGTTATGATTGTGGCGTATTGTAAGGGAAAGAAGTCCGGGGAGGCACTTAATGTGCTCGACGATATGCTTGGGAAGAATCATGTGCCGAGTTCGGCACTGTGTTGTAGGGTTGTTGATATGTTGTGCAAGGAAGGGAATGTTGAGAACGCTTGTGAGGTTTGGAGGAAGCTCTTGAGGATGAATTGCAGCCGCGATGATGCTGTCACGGGTACTCTTGTTCATTGGCTGTGTAAGAAGGGGAAGGTGATTGAGGCAAGGAAGGCGCTTGATGAATTTGGGGGTGGTGCGGTTCCAAGTCTATTGACATATAACACATTGATTGTCGGAATCTGCGAGAAAGGGGAGCTCTGTGAGGCTGCTAGGTTGTGGGATGATATGGTGGAGAAGGGTCGCGTACCTAATGCATTTACTTATAATATGTTGATTGAAGGATTTTGTAAGGTTGGT is a window from the Arachis hypogaea cultivar Tifrunner chromosome 17, arahy.Tifrunner.gnm2.J5K5, whole genome shotgun sequence genome containing:
- the LOC112763838 gene encoding uncharacterized protein: MAKFRVVPNVVSCNILRKALCKGNNIDAAVRVLDEMPAIGVVPNVVSYTTVLGGYALRGDMRGAKRVFMEILGKGWLPNATTYTVLVSGFCRQGMFVDAIKVMDEMEENGLEPNEVTYSVMIVAYCKGKKSGEALNVLDDMLGKNHVPSSALCCRVVDMLCKEGNVENACEVWRKLLRMNCSRDDAVTGTLVHWLCKKGKVIEARKALDEFGGGAVPSLLTYNTLIVGICEKGELCEAARLWDDMVEKGRVPNAFTYNMLIEGFCKVGNVKEGIRII